A region from the Acidobacteriota bacterium genome encodes:
- a CDS encoding peroxiredoxin, whose product MSLRINSEAPNFTADTTQGKITFHEWIGDGWAILFSHPKDFTPVCTTELGYMAGLQPEFAKRNTKIIGLSVDPVTNHGKWAADIEETQGHKVTYPMIGDPELKVAKLYDMLPAEAGESCEGRTAADNATVRTVFVVGPDKKIKLMLVYPMSAGRNFDEVMRVLDSLQLNAKHNVATPVNWKPGDDVIIPTSVTDDQAKQKYPGGFKTLKPYLRTVAQPK is encoded by the coding sequence ATGTCACTACGCATCAATTCTGAAGCGCCTAATTTTACGGCGGACACGACCCAGGGCAAGATCACCTTTCATGAATGGATCGGCGATGGCTGGGCGATTCTTTTTTCGCACCCCAAGGATTTTACTCCGGTATGCACGACCGAACTCGGCTACATGGCTGGACTTCAGCCCGAATTTGCCAAGCGCAATACGAAGATTATCGGCCTGAGCGTCGACCCGGTCACCAATCATGGCAAATGGGCGGCTGACATCGAAGAGACGCAGGGTCACAAAGTGACCTACCCGATGATCGGCGACCCGGAACTCAAGGTTGCGAAGCTTTACGACATGCTTCCCGCCGAAGCCGGCGAGAGTTGCGAAGGGCGCACGGCTGCTGACAATGCAACTGTCCGCACTGTGTTTGTTGTTGGCCCGGACAAGAAGATCAAGCTCATGCTGGTTTATCCGATGAGTGCTGGGCGCAACTTCGACGAAGTGATGCGTGTTCTCGATTCGCTCCAACTCAATGCGAAACACAATGTGGCAACGCCCGTAAACTGGAAGCCCGGCGATGACGTCATCATTCCGACTTCCGTGACTGACGACCAGGCGAAGCAGAAGTATCCCGGCGGCTTCAAGACCCTCAAGCCGTATCTCCGCACGGTCGCGCAGCCCAAGTAG
- a CDS encoding bifunctional DNA primase/polymerase, whose translation MNSFSEIAVPLADRGFRVFPLIPRTKRPLPMAGDYDHFDAASTDVEQLQHWNQQQPQANVGIIPDENFCFLETDDEVALRAACADLPSDVWDTTRASARENRCYFIYRQTMRTRRAGNMTLAREGKENLFEFKQHRLYVTGPGSIHPTTGKPYDVEWRRIPAMPDILLNRLCELYGKPKATGSLIMNDETKRQTALIDKFLEYYEVADTGNWFNKGKQWYKPIECPWGDEHDNANEGTSTCVVYTAGGGYGFDCKHRCSSKGWKDFRAELERRLPDHKFSFVADGASANVVVDARVEQPKRLRPEYPITAWEATVVAEFAKLCANDNNIPRKLYAEAFRCTLGAVVGDRIACDEVEGALPRTYTVIVAPKGKGKGTAIRRAVRFFDRMWNSARTSVTPGLLSGTRDFIWKPKGIGAWLAAASSVPGMARLTKDLQPTINSKPQMAWGDTLPRILSVHEEMKTFLSTLFIEGGVGSGMEGVVCQLWDDVTFHGTATGTREALYGEMMFSLLAGVTEEDWFDLLSRGNAVGSGLMSRFNMIGTQGQYDNVSRMSPPTFVKLQEAFLPRILQLEDAPCHVPPTEAAERIIGEWTEGLPEGSERMNIHVWRSAMLIAWLRHEDAITAKTAEDATLLGQYQIASHDYYRTQAADNATAKAQARIMRTLQMRGPMCKRDLQRNTNANRDGTELWNRALGGLVQDGAVAHGDDGAYFVIMSSPDPV comes from the coding sequence ATGAACTCCTTTTCTGAAATCGCAGTGCCTTTAGCTGATCGTGGCTTCCGTGTCTTTCCGCTTATTCCGAGGACAAAACGTCCGCTCCCCATGGCTGGCGACTACGATCACTTCGATGCCGCGAGCACAGACGTCGAGCAACTTCAGCATTGGAACCAACAACAACCACAGGCAAATGTCGGAATCATTCCAGATGAGAATTTCTGTTTCTTGGAGACGGACGATGAGGTAGCGCTGAGAGCCGCATGTGCGGATCTTCCGTCCGATGTATGGGACACCACGCGAGCGAGTGCGCGAGAAAATCGTTGTTATTTCATTTATCGCCAGACGATGCGGACAAGACGGGCCGGGAACATGACCTTGGCGCGCGAGGGCAAAGAGAATCTTTTCGAGTTTAAGCAGCACCGCCTCTACGTAACCGGGCCCGGGAGTATCCACCCCACCACTGGCAAACCGTATGACGTGGAATGGCGGCGAATCCCTGCTATGCCGGACATATTGCTAAACCGCCTCTGCGAGCTCTACGGAAAACCCAAGGCAACGGGTTCTCTCATCATGAATGATGAAACGAAAAGGCAGACTGCGTTGATCGACAAATTTCTCGAATATTACGAAGTTGCGGACACGGGCAATTGGTTCAACAAGGGAAAACAGTGGTACAAACCCATCGAATGTCCGTGGGGAGATGAACACGACAATGCGAATGAGGGCACATCTACCTGCGTTGTCTATACCGCAGGTGGAGGGTACGGATTTGATTGCAAACATCGCTGCTCGTCGAAGGGGTGGAAAGACTTTCGCGCTGAACTCGAACGACGCCTTCCGGATCACAAGTTCTCATTTGTTGCCGACGGTGCTTCGGCGAATGTAGTGGTCGACGCTCGTGTCGAACAACCAAAGCGTTTGCGCCCGGAATACCCAATCACCGCTTGGGAAGCAACCGTCGTAGCAGAATTTGCCAAGCTATGTGCGAACGACAACAACATTCCGCGAAAGCTCTACGCGGAGGCATTTCGATGCACACTTGGCGCGGTGGTGGGCGACCGCATTGCGTGCGATGAAGTGGAAGGCGCTTTGCCGAGAACTTACACAGTTATCGTTGCCCCGAAGGGCAAGGGCAAAGGCACCGCCATTAGACGCGCCGTCCGCTTCTTCGATCGGATGTGGAACAGCGCCCGCACGTCAGTTACGCCGGGGTTGCTGTCTGGCACGCGGGACTTCATTTGGAAACCCAAGGGAATTGGCGCGTGGCTTGCCGCCGCGTCCAGCGTGCCGGGCATGGCTCGTCTAACTAAGGATCTCCAGCCCACCATTAATAGCAAGCCCCAGATGGCATGGGGCGACACACTTCCCCGCATTCTCTCGGTACACGAAGAAATGAAGACCTTTCTGAGCACCCTGTTCATTGAGGGTGGTGTTGGCAGCGGTATGGAAGGGGTTGTCTGCCAACTCTGGGACGATGTTACATTTCACGGCACAGCAACCGGAACACGCGAAGCCCTGTACGGCGAAATGATGTTTTCGCTCTTGGCTGGTGTCACCGAGGAAGACTGGTTTGATCTGCTCAGCCGCGGCAACGCTGTAGGAAGTGGACTGATGTCCCGCTTCAACATGATCGGTACGCAAGGTCAGTACGACAATGTGAGCCGCATGAGCCCGCCAACCTTCGTGAAGTTGCAGGAGGCCTTCCTGCCCAGAATCCTCCAGCTGGAGGACGCGCCTTGTCACGTGCCACCTACCGAAGCGGCCGAACGGATCATCGGCGAGTGGACGGAAGGTTTGCCGGAGGGCTCCGAACGCATGAACATTCACGTATGGCGGAGTGCAATGTTGATTGCATGGCTGCGGCATGAAGACGCAATTACGGCCAAGACGGCCGAAGATGCCACACTCCTCGGACAATATCAAATCGCATCGCATGACTACTACCGGACGCAGGCGGCAGACAACGCGACCGCAAAAGCGCAGGCCAGAATCATGCGCACCCTGCAGATGAGGGGACCAATGTGCAAGCGGGATTTACAACGAAACACCAATGCTAATCGTGACGGAACTGAGCTTTGGAATCGTGCGCTGGGAGGACTAGTACAAGACGGCGCAGTCGCGCACGGTGACGATGGGGCCTATTTTGTCATCATGTCATCGCCTGACCCTGTTTAA
- a CDS encoding ATP-binding cassette domain-containing protein codes for MISVSNVSMRYGAKVLFDDVSTGFTPGRRYGLTGPNGAGKSTFMKLLTGELDPQKGVVVRPKKLGVLSQNQFAFDRFRVIDTVIMGNKPLWAALEEREKIYAKSEMTDADGMRLGELEGTVGEEDGYTAESDAAILLQGLDIPDHLHERLMGELQGGEKVRVLLAQALFGHPQALLLDEPTNNLDLDSIHWLQAFLNQYDGILIVISHDRHFLNKICTHIADIDYETIITYTGTYDDMVVAKTQIRSQIEGQNAQREKKIAQLNEFIARFSAGTRSSQVQSRRKEVERLQVTELARSNIQRPFLKFEQKRPSGKHILELEGVGKSYDSTPVIQNFTASVIRGERIALMGRNGVGKTTMVNLLLANSPTVTEAELRKTSGYEGPFLSAGKVVWGHEASVGYFAQDHKALIEPGITAFEWLHQWDLSASHEEIRGLLGQMLFPREDGDKKTEILSGGEAARLIFCKLMLQKPNVLVLDEPTNHLDLESINALNISLQKYQGTVLLVTHDEDLIDEVATRIWHFEANHHITDFKGAYEEYQSVLA; via the coding sequence ATGATTTCAGTCAGTAATGTGTCCATGCGCTACGGCGCTAAAGTTCTATTTGATGATGTTTCCACCGGTTTTACGCCGGGCAGACGGTATGGCCTGACCGGACCGAACGGCGCCGGCAAATCCACCTTCATGAAGCTTTTGACGGGAGAACTGGATCCCCAGAAGGGAGTCGTCGTTCGTCCGAAAAAGCTCGGCGTCCTCAGCCAGAACCAGTTTGCCTTTGATCGTTTTCGTGTCATCGACACCGTGATCATGGGGAACAAACCGTTGTGGGCGGCTCTCGAAGAGCGCGAAAAGATTTACGCGAAATCGGAAATGACCGACGCCGACGGCATGCGGCTCGGTGAACTCGAAGGCACGGTCGGCGAGGAAGACGGCTATACCGCCGAGAGCGATGCCGCTATTCTTCTGCAGGGCCTCGATATTCCTGACCATCTGCACGAACGCCTCATGGGGGAACTGCAAGGTGGAGAAAAAGTTCGCGTGCTGCTGGCGCAGGCTCTTTTTGGACATCCGCAAGCGCTGCTGCTCGACGAACCAACCAACAACCTCGACTTGGATTCGATTCACTGGCTGCAGGCTTTCCTGAATCAATACGACGGAATTCTGATCGTCATTTCGCACGACCGGCATTTCCTGAACAAAATCTGCACGCACATTGCCGACATCGATTACGAAACGATCATCACCTATACCGGCACCTACGACGACATGGTTGTCGCCAAGACGCAGATCCGATCGCAGATTGAAGGACAGAACGCGCAGCGCGAAAAGAAGATTGCACAGCTCAATGAATTTATCGCCCGCTTCTCGGCCGGAACCAGATCAAGCCAGGTGCAGTCGCGCAGGAAAGAAGTCGAACGCCTGCAGGTGACGGAACTGGCGCGCTCAAATATTCAGCGTCCATTTCTGAAGTTTGAGCAGAAGCGCCCGTCCGGAAAACACATTCTGGAACTGGAAGGCGTTGGGAAATCGTACGACAGTACGCCGGTGATCCAGAACTTTACCGCCAGCGTGATTCGCGGCGAGCGGATCGCGCTTATGGGACGCAACGGCGTCGGCAAGACCACCATGGTCAATCTGTTGCTGGCGAACTCGCCAACTGTCACGGAAGCGGAACTGCGCAAGACGAGCGGATACGAAGGTCCGTTCCTGAGCGCTGGAAAAGTTGTCTGGGGACACGAAGCTTCAGTCGGATACTTCGCGCAAGATCACAAAGCGCTGATCGAGCCGGGGATCACCGCATTCGAATGGCTGCACCAGTGGGATCTATCCGCATCGCACGAAGAAATTCGCGGACTACTTGGCCAGATGCTTTTTCCCCGCGAAGACGGCGACAAGAAAACGGAAATTCTCTCCGGCGGAGAAGCGGCGCGCCTGATTTTCTGCAAGCTGATGCTGCAGAAACCGAACGTCCTCGTGCTCGACGAGCCGACCAACCACTTGGACCTGGAGTCAATCAACGCGCTGAACATCTCGCTTCAGAAATATCAGGGGACCGTGCTCCTGGTAACGCACGACGAAGATCTGATTGACGAAGTTGCAACCAGAATCTGGCACTTCGAAGCCAACCACCACATCACTGACTTCAAGGGCGCCTACGAAGAGTACCAGTCCGTGCTTGCGTAA
- a CDS encoding YkgJ family cysteine cluster protein codes for MGRRTSSRGDHELIQIVDSALADAARRSGDWLVCRPGCTQCCVGVFSINQLDARRLRGGLAELAAVAPERAARVRERARDAVSRLAVDFPGDPLTGILDEGNAAEERFSEFANDEPCPALDPESGNCELYESRPMTCRTFGPPVQSEGGLGVCELCFHGASDKEIAACEMIPDPDDLEADLLRKLEKKTGARGETIVAFALAT; via the coding sequence ATGGGCCGCCGGACGTCATCTCGAGGAGATCACGAACTGATTCAAATCGTGGATTCGGCGCTCGCCGATGCCGCGCGCCGGAGCGGCGACTGGCTGGTGTGCCGTCCCGGATGCACGCAGTGTTGTGTGGGCGTGTTCTCCATCAATCAACTGGATGCTCGACGACTGCGAGGTGGGCTGGCTGAACTCGCCGCGGTCGCGCCGGAGCGGGCCGCCCGTGTACGCGAGCGTGCTCGCGATGCAGTGTCCCGGCTGGCTGTGGACTTTCCCGGCGATCCTCTCACCGGGATACTCGATGAAGGCAATGCTGCGGAAGAGAGATTTTCTGAATTCGCTAACGACGAGCCCTGCCCGGCGCTTGATCCCGAGTCCGGAAATTGCGAACTTTACGAATCGCGTCCCATGACGTGTCGGACATTTGGTCCGCCCGTCCAGTCAGAGGGAGGACTCGGCGTCTGCGAGCTGTGCTTCCACGGGGCTTCCGACAAAGAGATTGCCGCCTGCGAAATGATTCCCGATCCCGACGATCTGGAAGCGGACCTGCTTCGGAAACTGGAAAAGAAAACCGGGGCTCGCGGGGAAACGATTGTGGCGTTTGCGCTGGCGACTTAA
- a CDS encoding helix-turn-helix domain-containing protein, with amino-acid sequence MRTLVQSEWLTAREAAAYLKVAHRTILEWAKKGVIPAHRLSGALRVTWRFRADELDGAMISAPSAAENGESFNATGK; translated from the coding sequence ATGCGCACTCTTGTTCAATCCGAGTGGCTCACGGCGCGCGAGGCGGCAGCCTATTTGAAAGTTGCTCACCGCACGATCCTAGAGTGGGCCAAAAAAGGCGTGATTCCAGCGCATCGACTGTCGGGCGCTCTTCGTGTTACGTGGCGTTTCCGTGCCGATGAGTTGGACGGTGCTATGATATCGGCGCCATCTGCCGCAGAGAATGGAGAGTCATTCAATGCGACGGGAAAGTAA
- a CDS encoding response regulator, which translates to MKPKKTILCVDDNEQALSIRKVLLETRGYRVVACNNGQQALEAFRRGGVDLVLTDLIMPGVDGSHLIQEIKALSPQTPTILISGRIKIYERDTLADLFLPKGTYEPAELLERIRLLLVRKRGPKRPLEMPARSAMHATVA; encoded by the coding sequence ATGAAGCCTAAGAAAACCATTCTGTGCGTCGACGACAACGAACAAGCTCTCTCCATCCGCAAGGTTCTGCTCGAAACGCGAGGATACCGAGTAGTCGCGTGCAACAACGGCCAGCAGGCTCTGGAAGCGTTTCGCCGCGGCGGTGTTGACCTGGTTCTGACCGACCTTATCATGCCCGGCGTGGACGGCTCGCACCTGATTCAGGAAATCAAGGCACTCTCTCCGCAGACTCCGACGATTTTGATTTCTGGCCGCATCAAGATCTACGAACGCGATACGCTTGCCGATCTTTTCTTACCCAAGGGCACGTACGAGCCCGCCGAATTGCTGGAGCGCATCCGGCTGTTGCTGGTGCGCAAGCGTGGCCCAAAGCGCCCGCTGGAGATGCCCGCCCGCTCCGCCATGCACGCTACCGTCGCCTGA
- a CDS encoding recombinase family protein, which yields MSRLEKDALSRKFDVLIVWKLDRLGRSLQHLVTLLSDLDRRAWRSSPSGTVST from the coding sequence CTGTCGAGGCTAGAGAAGGACGCACTCAGCCGCAAGTTCGACGTGCTCATTGTTTGGAAGCTGGACCGGCTCGGACGTTCCCTTCAACACCTGGTCACGTTGCTGAGCGACCTGGACAGGAGGGCGTGGCGTTCGTCTCCGTCCGGGACGGTTTCGACCTGA
- a CDS encoding recombinase family protein has product MAFVSVRDGFDLSTASGRLHMQIIAAMSEYERALITERVVAGQVAARRRGAVFGRPRTGVDAARVRKLRQSGATWEKVAAVLGVPRSVCQRAI; this is encoded by the coding sequence GTGGCGTTCGTCTCCGTCCGGGACGGTTTCGACCTGAGCACTGCGAGCGGACGGCTACATATGCAGATCATCGCGGCGATGAGCGAATACGAACGAGCGCTGATTACGGAGCGCGTCGTGGCTGGTCAAGTGGCGGCGCGGCGAAGAGGAGCCGTGTTCGGTCGTCCTCGGACTGGGGTAGACGCGGCGCGGGTGCGGAAGCTGCGACAGTCCGGCGCGACGTGGGAGAAGGTTGCGGCTGTATTGGGAGTGCCGAGGAGCGTGTGTCAGAGAGCGATCTAG
- a CDS encoding ABC-F family ATP-binding cassette domain-containing protein, whose product MPPIINAQDISKAFGASPLFQNVSFTVSEGDRIGLIGPNGSGKSTLLRILAGEVDADSGEVSTRKRARLSYVEQESKFESDRTVRSVIEDALERAHVPAGERGNRFAELLGRAGFEDLEADAASLSGGWQKRLAIVEALVQGPDILLLDEPTNHLDLAGIEWLETLLANAAFACVVVSHDRYFLENVATEMAELSRVYPDGVLRARGKYSEFLQKKEEFLHAQSKRHEALENLVHNEIEWLRRGAKARTRKSKARIGKANELIGELADLNARTRTATAQIDFSATDRKTKRLIELEDLAYQIGDRTLFEDLNFILTAGARVGLVGPNASGKTTLLRLLRGELTPSSGQIRSADWLRIVYFDQTRQLDSNVTLRRALAPDGDSVVYQDRVIHVASWAAKFLFTGEQLHQPVDRLSGGERARVLIAQLMLQPADVLLLDEPTNDLDIPTLEILEESLLEFRGSLVLVTHDRYMLDRVSTVVLGLNGKGGAETFADYAQWESWQEESNRPVRAGANRNPIAEESSATAQAKKKLSYLEAREYATIEQRIADADEQLQAKRTQLEDPAIASDGPRLLAAHADVEAAQDILDTLYARWAELEKKGS is encoded by the coding sequence TTGCCGCCGATTATTAACGCGCAAGATATCTCGAAAGCATTTGGAGCGAGCCCGCTCTTTCAGAACGTGTCGTTCACCGTTTCGGAAGGCGATCGTATTGGATTGATCGGGCCGAACGGCTCCGGCAAATCCACTCTCCTGCGGATCCTTGCTGGAGAGGTCGATGCCGACAGCGGCGAAGTCTCGACCCGCAAGCGCGCGCGACTCAGTTACGTGGAGCAGGAATCAAAGTTTGAATCCGATCGAACGGTACGGTCGGTGATCGAAGACGCGCTGGAACGCGCACATGTTCCAGCTGGCGAGCGTGGCAACCGGTTTGCGGAGTTGCTGGGCAGGGCCGGATTTGAAGATCTCGAAGCGGATGCCGCGTCCCTTTCAGGAGGATGGCAGAAGCGGTTGGCGATTGTCGAAGCTCTCGTTCAGGGTCCCGATATCTTGCTGTTGGACGAGCCGACCAATCACCTCGACCTGGCGGGAATCGAATGGCTCGAGACCCTGCTGGCAAACGCCGCGTTCGCGTGCGTGGTTGTGAGTCACGACCGTTACTTCCTCGAAAATGTCGCGACTGAAATGGCGGAACTGAGCCGCGTCTATCCTGACGGCGTTCTGCGCGCGCGCGGGAAGTATAGTGAGTTCCTCCAGAAAAAAGAAGAGTTCCTCCACGCGCAGTCGAAGCGCCATGAAGCACTGGAAAATCTGGTCCACAACGAAATCGAGTGGCTGCGGCGCGGCGCGAAGGCTCGAACTCGTAAATCCAAAGCACGCATCGGCAAGGCCAATGAACTGATCGGAGAACTTGCCGATCTGAATGCGAGAACTCGAACCGCTACTGCGCAGATCGATTTCTCGGCCACCGATCGCAAGACCAAGCGCCTGATCGAACTGGAAGACCTCGCATATCAGATCGGCGATCGTACGTTATTTGAAGATCTCAATTTCATTCTCACCGCCGGGGCGCGCGTTGGACTGGTGGGCCCGAACGCGAGTGGCAAGACCACGTTGCTCCGCCTTCTGCGCGGCGAATTGACTCCCAGCAGTGGACAGATCCGCAGCGCCGACTGGCTGCGTATCGTGTATTTCGATCAGACGCGCCAACTGGATTCCAACGTCACTCTACGCCGCGCGCTGGCTCCAGACGGCGATTCTGTCGTCTATCAGGATCGAGTTATCCACGTCGCGTCGTGGGCGGCAAAATTCCTCTTCACCGGCGAGCAACTCCATCAACCGGTCGACCGCCTTTCTGGAGGCGAACGGGCTCGCGTGCTCATCGCGCAACTGATGCTCCAGCCCGCTGACGTTCTCCTGCTCGACGAGCCGACCAACGACCTCGATATTCCTACGCTCGAAATCTTGGAAGAGAGCTTGCTCGAATTTCGCGGCTCACTCGTCCTCGTAACCCATGATCGCTACATGCTCGACCGCGTATCGACCGTTGTGCTCGGCCTGAACGGCAAAGGTGGTGCAGAGACCTTTGCCGATTACGCGCAATGGGAGTCCTGGCAGGAAGAAAGCAATCGACCAGTGAGGGCCGGCGCAAATCGTAATCCCATCGCCGAAGAATCGTCAGCAACTGCGCAGGCTAAGAAGAAGCTTTCCTACCTCGAAGCGCGGGAGTATGCCACCATCGAGCAGCGCATTGCCGACGCCGACGAGCAATTGCAGGCGAAGCGGACGCAACTCGAAGATCCGGCAATTGCGAGCGATGGGCCGCGGCTCCTGGCCGCGCACGCGGATGTCGAAGCCGCGCAAGACATCCTGGATACACTCTATGCGCGATGGGCGGAATTGGAAAAGAAGGGCAGCTAA
- a CDS encoding PhzF family phenazine biosynthesis protein has protein sequence MKKLSIVQLDVFTDRALTGNALSVCLDGRGLSTEQMQAIARETNLSETTFILPGDPAAERDRGVRVRIFTVQEELPFAGHPTLGTAYVLHQQTGASEIKLELNVGTVPVRFEKPAGEPAFGEMTQKNPEFGSKHAIEAIAPFTNLSPSDFDDSVPIQTVSTGMPFTITAVRSLEKLRGLRVDVTRAHEYLAGNGGKFFYFVSRETVDPKARLHARMFFYNGEDPATGSAAGCCASWMAAHGVAASDEGVLIEQGIEMLRPSRIFVRATKKDNQVINVRVGGNCVEVLRGELTLAD, from the coding sequence ATGAAAAAATTGTCTATCGTGCAATTGGATGTATTCACGGATCGAGCGTTGACGGGGAATGCTTTGTCTGTCTGCCTCGACGGCCGCGGCCTGAGCACCGAACAGATGCAGGCCATTGCCCGCGAAACAAACCTCTCGGAAACAACTTTCATTCTGCCCGGAGACCCCGCGGCAGAAAGAGATCGCGGCGTGCGGGTTCGTATCTTTACGGTGCAGGAAGAGCTGCCCTTTGCGGGACATCCCACCTTGGGGACGGCGTACGTTCTGCATCAGCAGACAGGCGCGTCCGAAATCAAGCTGGAGCTGAACGTTGGGACCGTCCCGGTACGTTTTGAGAAGCCCGCTGGCGAGCCTGCTTTCGGCGAGATGACACAGAAGAATCCCGAATTCGGCAGCAAGCATGCCATCGAAGCCATCGCCCCGTTCACCAACCTGAGCCCCTCCGATTTCGACGACTCGGTTCCGATTCAGACTGTATCCACCGGCATGCCATTCACGATCACGGCGGTGCGGTCGTTGGAGAAACTGCGCGGGCTGCGCGTGGACGTGACCCGTGCCCATGAATACCTGGCAGGCAATGGCGGTAAATTTTTCTATTTTGTCTCGCGCGAAACGGTCGATCCCAAAGCTCGTTTGCACGCGCGCATGTTTTTCTACAACGGCGAAGACCCGGCCACGGGTTCCGCAGCGGGATGTTGTGCGTCGTGGATGGCGGCGCACGGTGTCGCGGCCTCCGACGAGGGCGTCTTGATCGAACAGGGGATCGAAATGCTCCGTCCGAGCCGCATTTTTGTGCGCGCCACGAAGAAGGATAACCAGGTGATCAATGTGCGTGTCGGTGGAAATTGTGTGGAAGTTCTTCGTGGTGAACTGACACTCGCGGATTAA
- a CDS encoding site-specific integrase, whose translation MRRESKSTTGSVVKDKRSQKWQFFWWADGKRHSKTLGRFPTKTAAWNAAQQFRAELSQPQPSNAPTVADLVDQYREEKMPKRYSTRRSYNAWLRNHVLPKFGTCPISDVQARPAELWLECLSLTPRSRAAVRGLLRILWEYAMWRGDVPTQRNPMELVTIKGASKRTRKPRSLTVDEFQRFSHHLGEPFHTIALVCVCFGLRISEALALKWSDVDWLDGKISVQRGIVRQQVDDVKTETSHKAITVTEIMVEALKRWKQTTQFSAQEDWIFASPSQLGRLPWSADSVNDAYKKAASAAKVEHVSTHSMRHTYRSWLDAVGTPIAVQQKLMRHADIRTTMNTYGDVVTDEMAVACGKVARLALNGTGAARDTR comes from the coding sequence ATGCGACGGGAAAGTAAGAGCACGACCGGAAGTGTGGTCAAAGACAAACGTAGTCAGAAATGGCAGTTTTTTTGGTGGGCCGATGGAAAGCGCCATAGCAAGACGCTAGGCCGTTTTCCCACCAAGACGGCGGCGTGGAATGCGGCACAACAGTTCCGAGCCGAGCTGTCACAGCCTCAACCTTCCAACGCGCCCACTGTGGCCGACCTGGTAGATCAATACCGGGAAGAGAAGATGCCGAAACGCTACAGCACTCGCCGTTCGTACAACGCATGGCTGAGGAATCACGTTCTCCCGAAGTTTGGGACGTGTCCAATCTCAGACGTGCAAGCGCGTCCGGCAGAGCTGTGGCTGGAATGCCTCAGCCTGACACCACGGAGCCGGGCAGCCGTTCGCGGCTTGCTTCGCATTTTGTGGGAATACGCAATGTGGCGCGGGGACGTGCCCACACAGCGCAACCCGATGGAGTTAGTCACTATCAAGGGCGCATCGAAGAGAACTAGGAAGCCGCGCAGTCTGACGGTGGATGAGTTTCAACGATTCAGTCATCACCTGGGGGAGCCGTTCCATACCATCGCGCTTGTCTGCGTGTGCTTCGGCCTTCGTATTAGCGAAGCCCTAGCCCTCAAGTGGTCAGATGTGGATTGGCTCGACGGAAAAATCAGCGTTCAGCGTGGCATTGTTCGGCAACAAGTGGACGACGTGAAAACCGAAACATCACACAAGGCAATCACGGTCACCGAAATCATGGTCGAAGCACTCAAGCGATGGAAGCAGACAACTCAGTTCTCCGCTCAAGAGGATTGGATTTTTGCATCCCCGTCGCAGCTAGGCCGCCTGCCGTGGTCAGCCGATAGCGTAAACGATGCGTACAAGAAGGCCGCATCTGCCGCGAAGGTCGAACACGTCAGCACGCACAGCATGAGGCACACTTACCGATCATGGCTTGACGCGGTAGGCACCCCGATTGCGGTACAGCAAAAGCTAATGCGACACGCGGACATCAGGACAACGATGAACACGTATGGTGACGTGGTAACCGATGAAATGGCTGTAGCGTGTGGGAAAGTGGCACGTCTAGCCCTCAACGGCACGGGAGCGGCACGGGATACACGCTAA